A DNA window from Arachis hypogaea cultivar Tifrunner chromosome 18, arahy.Tifrunner.gnm2.J5K5, whole genome shotgun sequence contains the following coding sequences:
- the LOC112771698 gene encoding uncharacterized protein codes for MMALEKSEHMQINCEASLKCLQGKGPPCNFQCNGSSMEGLKQLKNEPGTHPAGDVAEPNRSVGSEFLDPSIEFRGKPTYHHDYSTWTACHYNSHKVQQCQTNSFEGHFCPYPFESQLQYVPYNMVAQGYPREQYQEFQYFVVIDFEATCDKDKNPHPQEIIEFPSVIVSSVTGQLEACFQTYVRPTCNQLLSDFCKDLTGIQQIQVDRGVTLSEALLRHDKWLEKKGIKNSNFAVVTWSNWDCRVMLESECRFKKIRKPPYFNRWINLRIPFREVFGAVRCNLKEAVEIAGLAWQGRAHCGLDDAKNTARLLALLMHRGFKFSITNSIMWQTADRSLVWKQAPEQPTIFPFCPYKGREMNTPMIQYHPYCYCGVKSSRGMIRKPGPKQGSLFFGCGNWTTTRGARCHYFEWASA; via the exons ATGATGGCCCTTGAAAAATCAG AACATATGCAAATAAACTGTGAGGCATCCCTCAAATGCCTCCAGGGCAAGGGTCCCCCTTGCAATTTTCAGTGTAATGGAAGTTCTATGGAAGGCTTGAAACAGCTTAAAAATGAGCCTGGTACTCATCCAGCTGGGGATGTTGCTGAACCTAATCGCTCTGTAGGCAGTGAGTTTCTTGATCCTTCCATTGAATTTCGTGGTAAACCTACTTATCACCATGACTATAGCACCTGGACAGCCTGCCATTATAATTCTCACAAGGTTCAGCAATGCCAAACGAATTCTTTTGAGGGCCATTTCTGTCCTTATCCTTTTGAGAGCCAGCTTCAGTATGTTCCATATAATATGGTTGCTCAGGGTTACCCACGGGAGCAATATCAAGAATTTCAGTATTTTGTTGTCATAGACTTTGAGGCTACCTGCGACAAGGATAAAAATCCCCACCCTCAAgaaataattgaatttccatCTGTCATAGTGAGTAGTGTCACTGGCCAGCTGGAAGCATGTTTCCAGACATATGTGAGGCCTACCTGCAATCAGCTGCTGAGTGATTTCTGCAAGGATCTGACTGGTATCCAGCAAATTCAG GTGGACAGAGGTGTTACATTGAGTGAGGCTTTACTTAGGCATGACAAGTGGCTTGAGAAGAAGGGAATAAAGAACTCCAATTTTGCTGTGGTTACTTGGTCCAACTGGGATTGTCGGGTGATGCTCGAATCCGAGTGccgattcaagaaaataaggaagCCACCTTATTTCAACCG CTGGATTAACTTGAGGATTCCTTTTCGTGAGGTCTTTGGTGCTGTGCGCTGCAATCTAAAGGAGGCTGTTGAAATAGCTGGCTTGGCCTGGCAGGGCCGTGCTCACTGTGGCCTTGATGATGCCAAAAATACTGCTCGTCTGCTGGCGCTACTCATGCACAGGGGTTTTAAGTTTTCCATTACCAATTCAATAATGTGGCAGACTGCAGACCGATCATTGGTATGGAAGCAGGCTCCTGAACAACCAACCATTTTCCCTTTTTGCCCCTACAAAGGAAGGGAAATGAATACCCCCATGATTCAGTATCACCCATACTGTTACTGCGGGGTAAAAAGCAGTAGGGGCATGATCAGGAAACCAGGGCCCAAGCAAGGGAGCCTTTTCTTTGGATGTGGAAATTGGACCACAACTAGAGGTGCTCGCTGCCATTACTTTGAATGGGCTTCTGCCTAA